The following nucleotide sequence is from Nesterenkonia xinjiangensis.
CCCAGGGCGAGTCCCAGGAGGCCGTCTCCGGCTCACCGTCCTTGTGGCCCTTCCACAGTGCGAAGTCCCGCGGATCACGCTTGCCGCGCGGATCGGCGTCGGGCGCATCCTGCATGTCCTCCACCCGCTGCCGGGTCAGCTCCCCATAGGAGGGCCAGGACCGGACGTCGAAGTAGACGTCGCCGGAGCCGTCGGCCGCCGGATAGGCGTGCCCGGCGTCCAGGAGCCGCTGGACCAGGGTGAACATCTCGGTCATATGACCGGTCGCACGGGGCTCATAGCGCGGACGGCGCACCCCGAGGGCGTCATAGGCCTCATGGAATGCCTGCTCGAAGCGGTAGGCCAGGGCGAACCACGGCTCCTGCTCCGGGTAGTCCGGCTCCGCCGCGAAGTCAGGTGCAAAGGAGGCCGCCGACTTCTCCAGGATCTTGTCATCGATGTCGGTGACATTGCGGACCGAGAGGACGTCGTAGCCGCTGTGCTCGAGCCAGCGGACCAGGATGTCGAAGGCGACGGCGGAGCGCACATGTCCCACATGGGGGCGACCCTGGACGGTGGCGCCACAGTAGTACAGCGAGACCCGGCCCTCTTCGAGAGGCTCGAAGTCGCGGACGGTCGCCGTCTTGGTGTCATAGAGTCGCAGTGCCACGGGGAAAGCCTATCCGACCTGTGCCGTCAGGGTCCGTGCCCCTTCGTGCCGGGGGATCAGCACTGCGGTGGCGGTGGCCAGCACACCCTCGCCGCGGCCGGTGAATCCCAGCCCGTCCGACGTGGTCGCGCTCAGCGCCACCGGAGCTCCTGCCGCCTCAGTCAGCACCCGTTGGGCCTCCACGCGCCGCGGGCCGAACTTGGGCCGTTTGGCCACGAACTGCACGGAGATGCTGCCGATCTCGAAACCGGCATCCCGGACGATGCGGGCAGCCTCCTGCAGCAGCCGGGCTCCGGAGGCGCCTTCCAGCTCGGGGCGATCCGTGCCCAGAGTGTCCGCGCCGAAATGCACGCCCAGGTCTCCGACCCCCGCCGCGCTGAACAGCGCGTCGCAGGCTGCATGGGCCACGGCGTCACCGTCAGAATGACCGGTCAGCCCCTGCTCGCCCGGCCAGTGCAGTCCGGCCAGCCACATCTCGCGCGGTTCGGAGGCCGGGGCGACGGCGTGGACGTCGTGGCCGATGCCCACCCGCGGGGTGAGCACCATCGGGACACCCGGCCCCGTCTCAGCAGGGGCGGGCGCCGACACCGGCGCGAGGTCATCGTGAGCAGCTCCCGACGCCTCGGCGACAAGAGCCTCCGCGGCGAGCAGATCCGCAGGCGTGGTGATCTTCAGGGCCCGCGCATCCCCCGGCACCACGACGACGTCGACCCCGAGAGCCTCGGCGATCATCGCCTCATCAGTCAGTGCCTCGGCCTCTGCGTCAGCGATGTCCCCCAGGTGGGCGAAGGCCCGCTGCAGGAACGCCAGAGTGAACCCCTGCGGAGTCTGGACCGCGCGCAGCTCAGCGCGCGGCACGGTCTCGCGAACCTGCTCAGCCTGCAGCTCGACGCCTGCAGCGCGGGACTCCGTCTCCTCGACAGGAAGGACCCGCTTGATCGTGTCGGTGACCGGGAGCGCGGGCACTACGGCCTCCGAGCCCGCCTCGACCTGGCGGGCGACCCGGTGGGCGACATCCCCAGGGGTCAGCGGACGCGCGGCGTCGTGGACCAGCACCGTCAGCCTCTCCGCATCCCAGCCGTGCCGGCGGGCATGGTCGGTGACGGCGTCCATGCCCCGCGCCACCGAGACCGGTCGTGAGCTCCCGCCTTCGCAGACCACGACCTCCACCCCGGTCCGGCGAGCATGATCGGCGCCGAGGGCGGCGAGCTTCTCACGCGCCTCCGGCTCTCCGGGGAGCACCAGCACCAGCAGCTCGAGCTCCAGTCCGGGCGCGGCCTGGGGGCTCATCGCCTCCAGGGCGTGCGCCAGCAGGGGGCGTCCGCCGAGGTCCACGAGTGCCTTCGGCATCCCCTGCCCCAGACGCTGTCCGCTCCCGGCCGCCACCACGACGAGCGCCCGGTGCTGTTCAGCATCCGGGCGCTTCGTCTCAGCCGGTGCGACCTGGGGCCCCACCTGATGATTCACCTGTTCTGTGCCTCGCTGTGTGTTCGGGGCCGCAGGGTCATTTCTTCGCGGACGCCGGCTCGGCGTCCTTGGGCTTCGGAGCTTCGTCCAGGACGTCATCCAGAAGCTTCTCAGCCGCATCCTCCTCGAGCTTCTTCGCCAGTGCCAGCTCCGAGACCAGGATCTGCCGTGCCTTGGCCAGCATCCGCTTCTCTCCAGCGGAGAGGCCTCGATCGTTCTCCCGACGCCACAGGTCTCGAACGACCTCGGCGACCTTGTTCACGTCGCCGGAGGCCAGCTTCTCCAGGTTGGCCTTGTACCGACGCGACCAGTTCGTCGGCTCCTCGGTGTACTCAGCCCGCAGGACGTCGAAGACGTGCTCGAGGCCCTCCTTGCCGACCACATCCCGCACGCCGACCAGGTCGACGTTCTCTGCAGGAACCTCGATGGTCAGGTCACCCTGGGAGACTCGGAGCTTCAGATACATCTTCTCCTCGCCCCGGATCGTGCGCATCTTGACTTCCTCGATGGTCGCCGCGCCGTGGTGCGGGTATACAACTGTCTCGCCGACCTCAAAAATCATGTAATTGTTCCCCTTTCCCGCAGACAAGTTTATCACGGATCACACATGAGACAGCGTGTCGAAGCACACCTCTGTCGTCACGCGGCATAAGGTATGCCGCCGCAGTTCTTCGACAACGTGTAGAATCGCCGCAGACACCCGCCCACCGCGCGGGCCCGAGGTTGACGTCGATCTCGGGCCAGGTCAGCACCCTCCCCGGGGCGCCGACCCCCTTGTCCCCGCGCGGTCACCCTGCGGCGTGACGACTCCTGGCTCGGTCTGCGATGACGTAGTCTGGAATCGATCACCGTCGCACCGACATCGTGAGGAGACTCTCGACGTGAAGCTCGCCCCCTCCCAGGTCCGCCGTGCGGCCACGGCCTCCCTGGCGGCCATCGCCGTCATCGGCGTCACCGGCTGCAGCGCCGTCAACTATCAGGCGACCACGCACCAGTACTCCGGCTCCGACGGCGTGCGCGCGGAGATCGACGACGTGAAGTTCCGCCACATCGCCTTCGTGGGCGCCGAGGCAGGCTCGCCCGCCCGTGCCATCGGCACGGTGAACAACGGCGGCACCGAGGACGTCGAGATCGCGATCAGCGCCGACGGAGAGTCCCACTCCTTCACCGTCCCGGCCGGCGACGCCGTCTCCCTGGAGCACGATGAGGAGTTCATCATCGAGAACTTCCGCGGCGCCCCGGGCGACGTGCACGAGATCACCGTGAGCGTGGACGGAGAGGGCAAGGAGGTCGGCGCCTCCGTGCTCGACGGCGTCCTTCCCGAGTACCGCGCCCTGCTCCCCGACGGCTACGACGAGGCCGTGGTGGAGCACCTCGAGCACGGCCCCGACACCTGGGGCAGCGGCGCCGCGCACCACGACCCGGACGACGACGGCCACTGACCCGCCACCGGACGGAGCACGCCGCCACGACGGCCCAGACACCAGGGAGGGCCCAGCCGATCATCGGCTGGGCCCTCCCTGGTGTCTGGGCACTGTTCAGGCCTTCAGGGCCTCACCCAGCAGACGGCGCAGGCGCACCGGATCCACTCGCCAGAAGTCGCGCACCTGGCCGTCGATCCGCAGCACCGGGATCTCCTCGGCATGACGCGCCAACGTCTCGGGGTCCTCGGTCAGATCCACCTCCACAGGCTGGACGCCGAACTCCGCGCACACCTCGACGGTGACCGCCACAGCCTCCTCACACAGGTGACACCCCTGCTTGGTGAGCACCTCGACGAGCACCGACCGGTCGTGCTGCTGCCCCGGGGACGTCTTCTGGACCATCCAGTCCTCCTGCCACGATGAACGGATCTGCCGCGACTGCGCGCGGCGGGTACGGTCGGTCCGGAACC
It contains:
- a CDS encoding CarD family transcriptional regulator encodes the protein MIFEVGETVVYPHHGAATIEEVKMRTIRGEEKMYLKLRVSQGDLTIEVPAENVDLVGVRDVVGKEGLEHVFDVLRAEYTEEPTNWSRRYKANLEKLASGDVNKVAEVVRDLWRRENDRGLSAGEKRMLAKARQILVSELALAKKLEEDAAEKLLDDVLDEAPKPKDAEPASAKK
- a CDS encoding glutaredoxin family protein, translating into MVQKTSPGQQHDRSVLVEVLTKQGCHLCEEAVAVTVEVCAEFGVQPVEVDLTEDPETLARHAEEIPVLRIDGQVRDFWRVDPVRLRRLLGEALKA
- the ispF gene encoding 2-C-methyl-D-erythritol 2,4-cyclodiphosphate synthase; the encoded protein is MGPQVAPAETKRPDAEQHRALVVVAAGSGQRLGQGMPKALVDLGGRPLLAHALEAMSPQAAPGLELELLVLVLPGEPEAREKLAALGADHARRTGVEVVVCEGGSSRPVSVARGMDAVTDHARRHGWDAERLTVLVHDAARPLTPGDVAHRVARQVEAGSEAVVPALPVTDTIKRVLPVEETESRAAGVELQAEQVRETVPRAELRAVQTPQGFTLAFLQRAFAHLGDIADAEAEALTDEAMIAEALGVDVVVVPGDARALKITTPADLLAAEALVAEASGAAHDDLAPVSAPAPAETGPGVPMVLTPRVGIGHDVHAVAPASEPREMWLAGLHWPGEQGLTGHSDGDAVAHAACDALFSAAGVGDLGVHFGADTLGTDRPELEGASGARLLQEAARIVRDAGFEIGSISVQFVAKRPKFGPRRVEAQRVLTEAAGAPVALSATTSDGLGFTGRGEGVLATATAVLIPRHEGARTLTAQVG